TCCAATGAAGCGGGTGTGTCGAAACAGACCCTCTATTCGCATTTCGCCAACAAAGACCAATTGTTTCGAGCCTGCATTACGGCGAAGGTCGAAGATCACGGGTTGGACTTGTCCTGGGCGGATAACGCCACCCCCATCGAAGAGACAATGACCCGTTTCGGGGTGATGCTAATCGGTCTGTTCAATGACCCAAAAGTGCTCGCTATGTATCGCCTGCTAATGGCCGAAAGCGAACATCATCCTCAGCTGTGCCAGGCATTCCATGAAGCGGGCCCACTGGCAACCAAACGCCTACTCGCCAACTATCTGACTGAACAAGCTGAGCGTGGTCGTCTCAATATCGACGACCCATTAGAAGCCGCAGAACTGTTTGTGTCGGTCATTGAACGCAATATGTTGGTCAAAAAGCTGTTGGGTGTGCGAGACACACCCTCGCCGCACGACCTGGAAGCCTTTGTGCGAAAACGGGTGAGGTGGTTCTTGAACGCGCAAACGCCGTGATGTCGCGCGCCTGCGTTACCCTGCCCCGTCGGTGGCCGTGTTGAGAATATTGATCAACACCAACAACATCGCTGCTGTCGCCCCCCATACGCGCTCGCCGTCATAATGCCATTCGGCCATACGCACGGTGGTTCCTTGGTACGTTACATCGGCCTCCAGACGGTTGTCAGGTTCTAGAAAAAACGCCAGTGGCACGAAAAAGACACTGTCCACCTCTGCAGGGTCGGGATCCAGCGCAAAACCCGTCCTGACTCGGCCCACCACCGGATGCACATCGTAGGCACTGATGGTGTACATCCTGGGTAAATGCCCTACCAATTCAATAAAGTCAGGCGAAATACCGGTTTCCTCGTGGGTTTCGCGCAGAGCCGTGATGTCGAGTGAGGCATCGCCGGTCTCTTTGCGCCCGCCCGGAAAGCTGACTTGACCCGGATGGTGCTTAAGATGGGCGGCACGCCGCGTCAGCAACACGTCGAACCCCTTTTCGCGCTCAACGAGCGGAATTAAAACGGCGGCGTCGACATACGATTGGTCGCCCATCGGCCCACGCGCATTAATTCGACCTGTCGAGGATAGCGCGGCCACACTTAATCTATCCTTGATGAAATTAATATCCATATATCAGTATTTTACATTCTAATATTGATGTGTATTCACATCATGTTTGAATGCCGCCTTTTGTGAGTGACGCCGGATCGAGCAATCGCGTCAGCTCCTCTCGATCAAGACCGGTGGTCTCCAGCGCCACGTCTAAGATCGGACGACCTTCTTTGTACGCTTGTTTGGCCGTCGCCGCGCCTAACTCGTAACCAATGACCGGATTGAGGGCCGTCACGAGAATGGGATTGCGCGCCAACGCGTCTTTGAGGTTGTCGTGATTCACGGTGAAGCCGGCAATCGCATCGTCAGCGAGTCGGTGGCAGATGGCGGCGGAGATATCGATGCTTTGAAGCAAGTTGTAGGCCACCACCGGCAGCATGACATTGAGCTGGAAATTGCCAGCCTGACCGGCGACGGTAATGGTGGCATCGTTGCCAATCACCTGCGCGGCGACCATGCACGTCGCCTCAGGAATCACCGGATTGACCTTCCCGGGCATAATACTGCTACCGGGCTGTAGTGAGGGCAACGCGATTTCGCCAATGCCGGCCAACGGACCACTGTTCATCCACCTCAGATCGTTAGCGATCTTCATTAATGCTGTTGCTAAACCCTTGAGCTGTCCCGACAGTTCCACGGCCGTGTCTTGACAGCTCAAACTCTCGAAATAATTCGGACTTTGTTCGAACGGCACGTTTGTCCTCTCAGCAAGGGCCGCCGCAAAGCGCGCACCGAACTCAGGATGGGCATTGATGCCTGTTCCAACGGCTGTGCCGCCTTGAGCGAGGCGATGAACGCGCAACAACGAATCGCGTATGCGCGCCTGTGCATTGCGGATCTGTTGTGCCCAACCACCCAGCTCCTGCCCCAGACTCACCGGCATCGCGTCCATTAAATGCGTGCGACCGGTTTTTATCGCCTCGCTGACCGCCTCGGCCTTCTGCATGATCGTCTGTTCCAGATGATCAAGCGCGGGCAGTAATCGCTCATGCACGGCCAGCGCAGCGCTCACGTGAATGGCGGTTGGAATCACATCATTGCTGCTTTGGCCCATATTGACATGGTCGTTGGGGTGAACCGGCAGATCGCTCGCGGCGGAGGCCACATTGGCGATTACTTCGTTTGCGTTCATGTTGCTGCTGGTGCCGGAACCGGTTTGGAACACGTCGATCGGAAAGTGTCCATCGTGCTGCCCGGCGGCCACTTCAGCCGCGGTATTTTGGATGGCCACCGCCAACGCATCATCGAGCAGGCCCAGCGCTTGGTTGACACTCGCTGCCGTGCCCTTGATCAGTCCAAGCGCGCGTATAAAGTCGCGTGGCATCGCCAGCCCGCTGATCGGAAAATTTTGAACTGCACGCTGAGTTTGTGCGCCCCAGCGCGCGTCAGCCGGCACCTTAAGTTCGCCCATACTGTCCTTTTCGATACGAAATTCTGATGCGCTCATGCTGGGATCCTTTTTGGTTGGAAGGTCGATCGTTAAACGACTAAACAGGTTTATTGGAGTGACGCTCGGCACGGCTGTTCGAACGGCAGCGTTTTGCCTGAGGATACGATATTATCGCCAATTCCCAACCGCTTTGGTACCCGCCCGCATGAGTCCACTTTCGCCTTCTGTCCTGACCGCGTTGTCACCCACCGATGGCCGCTACGCCGCCGGCGCCGATGCGCTCCGCCCCTACTTCAGTGAATTTGGACTTATCCGCTATCGGGTCCTCGTCGAGTTACGATGGCTGGCATTTTTAGCCAAAAGCCCCGACATCCCCGACTGTGCCACGCTGTCCGATGCGCAAAACGCCCTGCTCGACCAGCTCATGGTGGATTTCTCATTGGCGGACGCGCAGCGGGTCAAAGACATCGAGGCGACGACCAATCACGACGTCAAAGCCGTCGAGTACTTTCTTCGCGAGCGCCTGCAGGATGTTGATCCGTCCGGCGACCAATCTCGCTTTGTGCACTTTGCCTGTACGTCGGAGGACATCAATAATTTGG
The sequence above is a segment of the Pseudomonadota bacterium genome. Coding sequences within it:
- a CDS encoding TetR/AcrR family transcriptional regulator, with amino-acid sequence MTNSSTRRGRPKSTEKRRALLDASAALFLINGYDKTSMDAVSNEAGVSKQTLYSHFANKDQLFRACITAKVEDHGLDLSWADNATPIEETMTRFGVMLIGLFNDPKVLAMYRLLMAESEHHPQLCQAFHEAGPLATKRLLANYLTEQAERGRLNIDDPLEAAELFVSVIERNMLVKKLLGVRDTPSPHDLEAFVRKRVRWFLNAQTP
- a CDS encoding CoA pyrophosphatase, whose translation is MAALSSTGRINARGPMGDQSYVDAAVLIPLVEREKGFDVLLTRRAAHLKHHPGQVSFPGGRKETGDASLDITALRETHEETGISPDFIELVGHLPRMYTISAYDVHPVVGRVRTGFALDPDPAEVDSVFFVPLAFFLEPDNRLEADVTYQGTTVRMAEWHYDGERVWGATAAMLLVLINILNTATDGAG
- a CDS encoding class II fumarate hydratase, whose translation is MSASEFRIEKDSMGELKVPADARWGAQTQRAVQNFPISGLAMPRDFIRALGLIKGTAASVNQALGLLDDALAVAIQNTAAEVAAGQHDGHFPIDVFQTGSGTSSNMNANEVIANVASAASDLPVHPNDHVNMGQSSNDVIPTAIHVSAALAVHERLLPALDHLEQTIMQKAEAVSEAIKTGRTHLMDAMPVSLGQELGGWAQQIRNAQARIRDSLLRVHRLAQGGTAVGTGINAHPEFGARFAAALAERTNVPFEQSPNYFESLSCQDTAVELSGQLKGLATALMKIANDLRWMNSGPLAGIGEIALPSLQPGSSIMPGKVNPVIPEATCMVAAQVIGNDATITVAGQAGNFQLNVMLPVVAYNLLQSIDISAAICHRLADDAIAGFTVNHDNLKDALARNPILVTALNPVIGYELGAATAKQAYKEGRPILDVALETTGLDREELTRLLDPASLTKGGIQT